A section of the Zymoseptoria tritici IPO323 chromosome 9, whole genome shotgun sequence genome encodes:
- a CDS encoding Ca2+/Mg2+-permeable cation channel, producing MRSITTPLPAIPRIKGDENFDDLVRALSVFFVEAIDTSLEWDELRKDVYPQVLKPLVRYLVGEVQHEEIVCALLALKWHFGVLEDGDDRGVNETRGLACEMVAWRFVTHLTRKETIDCLCHELPADNKSESRPHSADDVEAANLDGVMEDATIEQAPLLGGRMPELDDSFYDEYPRQSDYAKDAHFSTVFATLNALEIAAVAEAKRFLSQKSIQHIINGIWKGDVVFWTSLQKHSTKRAKIYRKNHSDPFCRLRVPLYSKLFEVLFFAAFLAFYYAVLVQRPVQHISTPEIMLYVWLVSFAYNELVEFLDAGSTFYAADFWSLWDLGIIFVGMAFFILRMIGLAKNDHYATDIAFDILSIEALFLVPRICSLLSLHPYFGMLLPVLKEMTKDFAKFAVLVVIAYAGFSSAFSVLGRDHYTLGRMNWILIKVFFGSSYLGFVSPQIPILGPPLMFLFVAMTNILLITSLTSLLSNKLDKVMDHARDEYLFVYAVYVLEASTSNRLTYFLPPLNLIPLLLRPLRLVLPNQQLRTLRISLLKATHFPLVGLILAYENGRLWIHDRRTTTPGDKIGVSKRLSRHPIGRKALSSARVHLLDEQAQAPDRSAEANSPKEDLSAAANASDETIEALTTAVADLKSQIESLSELLKKKSAMVSQKS from the exons ATGCGTTCTATCACGACACCCCTACCGGCGATCCCGAGGATCAAGGGTGACGAGAACTTTGATGATCTAGTTCGGGCGTTGTCTGT ATTCTTCGTTGAGGCAATCGACACGAGTCTCGAATGGGACGAGTTACGAAAGGATGTGTATCCACAGGTGTTGAAGCCGCTGGTGAGGTACCTAGTGGGCGAAGTACAGCATGAAGAAATCGTTTGTGCGCTGCT CGCTCTCAAGTGGCACTTTGGAGTTCtggaagatggcgatgataGAGGCGTCAATGAGACGCGCGGACTGGCCTGCGAGATGGTTGCTTGGAGATTTGTGACCCATCTCACCCGGAAGGAAACGATCGACTGCCTCTGCCACGAGCTTCCTGCGGACAACAAGTCTGAGTCGCGACCCCACAGCGCCGACGATGTTGAAGCCGCGAACTTAGACGGCGTAATGGAAGATGCTACCATCGAGCAAGCGCCACTTCTGGGAGGTCGCATGCCAGAGCTGGACGACTCATTCTACGACGAATACCCGCGACAGAGCGATTACGCAAAGGACGCTCATTTCTCTACGGTCTTTGCCACTCTGAATGCTCTGGAAATCGCTGCGGTCGCGGAAGCGAAGAGATTTCTGAGTCAAAAGTCCATTCAGCACATTATCAATGGGATCTGGAAGGGCGATGTCGTGTTCTGGACTTCCCTGCAGAAACACTCGACGAAGCGGGCCAAGATATACAGGAAGAACCACTCGGATCCATTCTGTCGACTGCGGGTTCCGTTGTATtccaagctcttcgaggTCCTGTTTTTCGCAGCATTCTTGGCGTTTTACTATGCGGTGCTGGTGCAACGTCCGGTTCAGCATATCAGCACACCAGAGATTATGCTGTATGTCTGGCTCGTTTCTTTCGCCTACAACG AGCTTGTGGAATTTCTTGATGCTGGTTCAACCTTTTACGCAGCCGATTTCTGGTCTCTGTGGGATCTAGGTATCATCTTCGTGGGAATGGCCTTCTTCATTTTGCGAATGATCGGTCTGGCAAAGAATGATCACTATGCTACTGACATAGCGTTCGACATCCTCTCGATCGAGGCTCTCTTTCTTGTGCCGCG CATCTGCTCATTGCTGAGTCTGCATCCCTACTTCGGAATGTTGCTGCCTGTGCTGAAGGAAATG ACAAAAGACTTTGCCAAATTCGCCGTGCTCGTTGTGATCGCCTACGCTGGCTTCAGTTCTGCCTTCAGCGTCCTGGGCAGGGACCACTACACCTTGGGAAGAATGAATTGG ATTCTGATCAAAGTGTTCTTTGGCAGCTCCTACCTGGGATTCGTAAGTCCACAAAT CCCAATTCTAGGACCACCCTTGATGTTCCTGTTCGTCGCGATGACGAACATCCTGTTGATCACATCCTTGACCTCATTGTTAAGCAACAAGCTCGATAAG GTCATGGATCACGCCCGCGACGAGTACCTCTTTGT ATACGCTGTCTACGTCCTAGAGGCATCAACCTCCAACCGATTGACATACTTTCTTCCCCCACTG AACCTCATACCGCTGCTACTCCGTCCGTTGCGGCTGGTGCTGCCGAACCAACAGCTACGCACCTTGAGGATCTCTCTGCTCAAGGCGACGCACTTTCCTCTGGTTGGTCTGATTCTTGCTTACGAGAATGGGCGCTTATGGATCCATGATCGCCGGACTACGACTCCCGGAGACAAGATTGGCGTTTCGAAACGACTCAGTCGCCATCCGATCGGTCGAAAAGCGCTTTCATCCGCCCGCGTGCATCTATTGGACGAGCAAGCGCAGGCGCCAGACAGATCTGCCGAAGCGAATTCTCCGAAAGAGGATCTTTCTGCGGCAGCCAATGCATCTGACGAGACGATTGAGGCTTTGACGACCGCTGTTGCCGATTTAAAATCACAGATCGAGTCGCTCAGTGAGTTGTTGAAAAAGAAGTCGGCAATGGTGTCACAAAAGTCGTGA
- the MgTAP42 gene encoding phosphatase 2A-associated protein (TAP42-like protein): protein MAEEQRSLRAVYEDAESKRNTIESSFDSNSSDFQDNLLAAIKLYEQCLQIADQISLFSPNESLEDISSVDLQYLLLNYRIAELILRINSREQRKANIERGQRSYEKFLKQLDNYDILTKDDARLLEQYLDSPTTFSVASTADAAARRDTKIKRFKEEKALRQKLEYLRRNPLALQNDDTAYRDLQLTNVAFATHQSFAALESIAQELHILSLAPPPQAPSSQPQVLDARERNGRGDGYSERLDAPMSHLSAGMKGPLLDKSGKPLRPFTLTGKRTEFREGVFRPDHSLPTMSIDEYLEEERKRGGMIDGGGPQSQLTPQVDEDDYDLADKATMKARDWDEYVEANPKGSGNTINRG, encoded by the coding sequence ATGGCCGAAGAACAACGCAGTCTGCGAGCAGTATACGAAGATGCCGAATCAAAACGAAACACCATCGAGAGCAGCTTCGACAGCAACTCCTCCGACTTTCAGGACAATCTTCTCGCCGCCATTAAGCTCTACGAACAGTGTCTGCAAATAGCCGACCAGATCTCTCTCTTCAGTCCCAATGAGTCACTCGAAGACATCAGCTCCGTCGATCTGCAATACCTTCTCCTCAACTACCGCATCGCCGAGCTCATCCTGCGAATAAACTCGCGAGAGCAACGAAAGGCCAACATCGAACGAGGACAGCGGAGCTATGAGAAGTTTCTCAAGCAGCTGGACAACTACGATATACTCACAAAAGATGATGCAAGGTTACTGGAACAATACCTCGACTCGCCGACCACATTCTCGGTCGCCTCAACCGCAGATGCTGCAGCAAGACGAGACACAAAGATCAAGCGTTTCAAGGAGGAGAAAGCACTAAGGCAAAAGTTGGAATATCTTCGCAGGAATCCGCTGGCTTTACAAAACGACGATACCGCGTATCGGGACCTGCAACTCACGAATGTGGCATTTGCAACGCACCAGTCCTTCGCCGCGTTGGAGTCGATCGCACAGGAGCTGCATATCCTGTCCCTcgctcctccacctcaagCTCCGTCATCACAACCTCAAGTCCTAGATGCTCGTGAACGGAATGGCCGTGGGGATGGCTACAGCGAACGTCTCGATGCACCGATGTCCCACCTTTCCGCCGGCATGAAGGGTCCTCTGCTTGACAAAAGTGGCAAGCCACTGAGGCCGTTCACGTTGACAGGGAAGAGAACAGAGTTTCGAGAAGGTGTCTTCCGGCCGGACCATAGTTTGCCCACGATGAGCATAGACGAATacctggaggaggagaggaagcgTGGAGGCATGATAGATGGTGGAGGACCGCAAAGCCAGTTGACACCGCaggtcgacgaggatgattATGATTTGGCGGACAAGGCGACAATGAAGGCAAGAGATTGGGACGAGTATGTTGAAGCGAATCCGAAGGGCAGTGGGAACACCATCAATCGGGGATGA
- a CDS encoding F1F0 ATP synthase subunit f, with the protein MVSSIVPPKIASPNAIGGAADAARMQNVVGFYEKLPRGQAPEPTARGPAQWYRNRYFGKKPSPMPLVHIIGGLMLIGYAQNYYFHLRHHKNNAH; encoded by the exons ATGGTTTCCTCGATAGTGCCACCAAAG ATTGCCTCACCCAAC GCCATCGGCGGTGCAGCTGATGCCGCGCGCATGCAAAACGTTGTCGGATTCTACGAGAAGCTCCCACGCGGTCAAGCTCCAGAACCAACCGCTCGCGGACCGGCACAATGGTACAGGAACCGATACTTTGGCAAGAAGCCATCGCCAATGC CGCTCGTCCACATCATCGGAGGTCTGATGCTCATTGGCTACGCTCAGAACTACTACTTCCATCTTC GCCACCACAAGAACAACGCTCACTAG
- a CDS encoding proteasome regulatory particle subunit RPN1, which produces MAKEEEKPKAHDKGKGKAEEGKPTNGANGTKEAGKDGKKDGDLIMPPEELNEEDQKLKDELDMLVERLTESDASLYKAALEAIKTSIKTSTSSMTAVPKPLKFLRPHYDKLCEAYERWPKGENKDSLADTLSVLGMTYSDDEDRRDTLKYRLLAPGTDIGSWGHEYMRHLALEIGQEYQKRLDDGKDIDDITQLVLTIVPFFLSHNADADAVDILSELEMIESIKDHLDENTYRRVCLYMVTMVPLLTYPENDRFLRTAHDIYVHFKQLPQALSLAIRLNDMELIKSDFNAATEKALKRQLAFILARQRICLDLEGEDADDVELQECLNNTKLPEHFKSLAKELNVLDPKVPEDIYKSHLESSRTAGLTNTDSARHNLASAFVNAFVNAGFGDDKMMLVEGGVKQSWIWKVKEEGMVSTAASAGMLMLWDVEMGLDKIDAYTYVPEDQIKAGAAMAMGIMNSGVRLDSDPTMALLGDFEDKSVSERVSRIMGLGLAYAGSNKEDLLELLLPIVTDTGLDMQLSAVAALSLGLVFVGSAQSDVSEAIIQTFLDEDRNKQLKDKWTRFMTLGLALLYFGQQEEVDVVLETLKAIDHPMSKPASVLAEICAWAGTGAVLKLQQLLHVCNEHIEDKDDDKDDKDDKKDGEEVDVAGEQLVQAYAVLGLSLVAMGEEVGQEMVLRQFGHLMHYGEPNIRKAVPLAMGLISPSNPQMKVYDTLSRYSHDNDIDVAVNSIFAMGMLGAGTNNARIAQLLRQLASYYHRDANALFMVRIAQGLLHMGKGTLTINPFHTDRSVLSKVAAAGLLTVTLSLIDNPKAFILGDNHYLLYYLVTAMYPRFLVTLDEDLKPVQVNVRVGQAVDVVGQAGRPKTITGWQTQSTPVLLGYGERAELEDEEWICLSNVMEGICILKKNPEWQAP; this is translated from the exons atggcgaaggaggaggagaagccgaagGCGCATGACAAGGGtaaaggcaaagcagaagaaggcaaACCGACGAATGGTGCCAACGGTACCAAGGAAGCTGGCAAAGATGGAAAGAAGGATGGCGACCTGATCATGCCACCGGAAGAGCTGAATGAGGAAGATCAGAAGCTCAAGGACGAGCTGGACATGCTTGTGGAGCGATTAACAGAGTCGGATGCGTCTCTGTACAAGGCGGCGCTCGAAGCCATCAAGACGAGCATCAAGACCTCGACGAGTTCGATGACGGCGGTGCCAAAGCCACTGAAGTTCCTCCGACCACATTACGATAAGCTCTGCGAGGCATACGAGCGGTGGCCAAAAGGCGAGAACAAGGACTCTCTTGCAGACACATTGTCCGTCCTGGGCATGACATACTCTGATGATGAAGATCGTCGAGATACACTCAAATACCGCCTGCTCGCGCCTGGGACTGACATTGGCTCCTGGGGACACGAGTACATGCGCCATCTCGCGCTGGAAATCGGGCAGGAGTACCAGAAGAGGTTGGACGACGGCAAGGATATTGATGATATTACGCAGCTCGTCCTCACTATCgttcccttcttcctctcccacaACGCCGATGCCGACGCCGTCGATATCCTGTCCGAGCTGGAGATGATTGAGTCCATCAAGGACCATCTCGATGAGAACACTTACCGACGTGTATGCTTGTATATGGTCACCATGGTCCCTCTGCTCACATACCCCGAAAACGACCGATTCCTCCGCACCGCCCACGACATTTACGTCCATTTCAAACAGCTCCCACAAGCACTTTCTCTCGCCATTCGACTCAACGACATGGAGTTGATCAAATCGGATTTCAACGCCGCAACAGAAAAAGCACTGAAGCGTCAACTTGCGTTCATCCTGGCGAGACAGCGGATATGCCTGGACttggagggcgaggatgcTGATGATGTTGAGCTTCAAGAGTGCCTCAACAACACCAAGCTGCCTGAGCACTTCAAGTCACTCGCGAAAGAGCTCAACGTGCTTGATCCCAAAGTGCCGGAGGACATCTACAAGTCGCATCTCGAATCAAGCCGAACCGCAGGCCTCACCAATACCGACTCTGCACGCCACAACCTCGCTTCCGCTTTCGTCAACGCCTTCGTCAACGCTGGATTCGGTGATGACAAGATGATGTTGGTCGAAGGAGGCGTCAAGCAAAGCTGGATCTGGAAGGTCAAAGAGGAGGGCATGGTTTCGACGGCAGCATCCGCGGGTATGCTCATGCTGTGGGACGTTGAGATGGGCCTGGACAAGATCGATGCATACACATACGTGCCGGAGGACCAAATTAAGGCCGGGGCTGCGATGGCTATGGGTATCATGAACTCTGGTGTTCGACTCGACAGTGACCCTACCATGGCACTGCTTGGTGACTTTGAGGACAAGTCGGTCAGTGAGCGCGTGTCCCGAATCATGGGTCTCGGTCTCGCCTATGCCGGATCGAACAAGGAGGACCTGCTCGAGCTGCTCCTCCCCATCGTCACGGATACTGGTTTGGATATGCAATTGTCTGCTGTCGCGGCACTGTCTCTTGGCCTCGTATTCGTTGGCTCGGCACAATCTGATGTCAGCGAAGCGATTATTCAGACATTTCTCGACGAGGATCGCAACAAGCAGTTGAAGGATAAGTGGACCCGATTCATGACTCTCGGTCTGGCACTCCTGTACTTTGGTCAGCAAGAAGAGGTGGACGTAGTTCTGGAGACGCTAAAGGCCATCGACCACCCCATGTCCAAGCCGGCGTCTGTGCTTGCCGAGATTTGTGCGTGGGCTGGAACTGGCGCCGTGTTGAAGCTACAACAACTCCTCCACGTCTGCAACGAGCACATCGAGGACAAGGATGATGACAAGGATGAcaaggacgacaagaaggacggcgaggaggtcgatgtcgCTGGCGAGCAGCTCGTCCAAGCGTACGCTGTCCTTGGTCTCAGTCTGGTGGCAATGGGGGAGGAGGTCGGACAGGAGATGGTCCTGCGTCAATTCGGCCATCTCATGCACTACGGCGAGCCCAACATCCGCAAAGCCGTCCCTCTTGCCATGGGTCTGATCAGCCCTTCAAACCCACAGATGAAAGTCTACGACACGCTATCGAGGTACTCccacgacaacgacatcgatGTCGCCGTCAATTCCATCTTCGCAATGGGTATGCTGGGAGCAGGCACCAACAACGCACGTATTGCGCAACTCCTTCGACAACTCGCTTCCTACTACCACCGCGATGCAAACGCTCTCTTCATGGTCCGCATCGCCCAAGGCCTGCTGCACATGGGCAAGGGCACACTCACCATCAACCCTTTCCACACCGACCGCTCAGTTCTGTCCAAGGTCGCTGCCGCGGGTCTCCTCACCGTCACACTTTCTCTCATCGATAACCCAAAGGCTTTCATCTTGGGAGACAACCACTACCTCCTCTACTACCTGGTCACAGCCATGTACCCGCGTTTCCTGGTTACTCTGGACGAGGATCTCAAGCCAGTGCAGGTCAATGTGCGAGTCGGTCAGGCGGTGGATGTGGTCGGTCAAGCTGGTCGTCCCAAGACCATCACTGGCTGGCAAACACAGTCGACTCCAGTCCTGCTCGGATACGGCGAGCGTGCGGAgttggaggacgaggagtgGATTTGCTTGTCGAATGTGATGGAGGGTATCTGCATATTGAAGAAG AACCCGGAGTGGCAAGCTCCGTAA